Genomic DNA from Marnyiella aurantia:
CACGAACGGGAATTGCATTAGGGTCGGCTACCGGTGGTGCGGTTTGGGCAGGGACTACGCTATTGCCGGGAACCACTGCTGGAGGACTATACTGTGTAACGGGAGGGTTGCCGGGAGTATCCTGTAAACCGGGAACGGCCTGGGTACGGTCTATTTCCGCAGCAGGGCTTTCCACTGCCTCACGTTTAGGAACAACCACCGAGGTATTATAAGTTTGGACAGAAGTTTCAACAGGTTTTGCTGCGGCTGGGATCACTTTCTCCGGCACTACAACTTCGGGCACCGGAACCCATAGTGGGCCTGAGCCCTCAGGTGTGTTTGCCACAGTTGTATCCATGCCTGCAATAATTAAAGGTGTAATACCAAGCACCACGAAAATACTTATCCCAAAGAACATTGCCTTACCGAGCATTGATCCTTCTTCGCGTCGCAGAGCATATGCTCCATAATTTTTATTGCGGTTCTGGAAAACTATTTCATCCAGACTTTGACCATTCTCCCTAAGCAAATTTTTCATAACAGCGAATTATATGATATATGTGAAAACTCTTCCAGACAACACAGTCTGAATATAATTAAAACGCATTCAAAGAACCTGCCATTTTATTAGTGATTTTAAACCAATGATATAAAATAAGTATTTTTTTTAATAATAAGAATAAATATTGGAAAAGGTGCTTAAGTTTCTTCTGTAGCACTTGGTATTGATAATCAACATTTTGGGTAGCAAAACGAAACAGTATTGTGAAAATAGCTGATTTTAACCATCAAAGAAAGGGTGATTCACCTTATATATCACCTATTCATCCCTTCTAACTTTGTCCTCTACTCGAAATCTTGAGATAATGGAAACTATTCTTGTCCTTATATATACAACCGGAAGCCGGCCTCTATCCTATGCCTACAGCTATACCATTAACTTTTACAGTGATGCAACTGCTTCCATTAAAATATACAGGGGTTATGAAAATTCACCAACATACAGTGATAAGACTGATTATGATATAGCTGTTCTGGAAAATAAAATCTCCATCCTGTCGGCTTTGCCTGAGCATGAGACAACACCTCTGCTTACGGAGGGTGAACGAAGAGAAATTATCTACGTAGACAACGGTAGAACCTTGCGCCGAATAATTACACCCGAAGACCGGCAGGCCATTAAGGTCTATGAGCAACTGCTTCTCCTCTTCGACGAGGACTTTCAAGTCCTCATAAGTAATCAAACTTACGACACTTAGATGTAGCGGATGAGCATCAAGCCCTTTAAAACCGAAAATAATGCAGTTTGATCAGGTGAAATAGCAATTCCACGCAAAAAAAACAC
This window encodes:
- a CDS encoding energy transducer TonB, which gives rise to MKNLLRENGQSLDEIVFQNRNKNYGAYALRREEGSMLGKAMFFGISIFVVLGITPLIIAGMDTTVANTPEGSGPLWVPVPEVVVPEKVIPAAAKPVETSVQTYNTSVVVPKREAVESPAAEIDRTQAVPGLQDTPGNPPVTQYSPPAVVPGNSVVPAQTAPPVADPNAIPVRVDVMADFQGGIQAFRKKVIQNFNGDAYVGSGEKISAVVTFVVEKDGTISAVKASGKDPEFNREAEKAVVSAKGKWKPAVLDGQKVRSHFRIPITMQFE